TTTGTACCCGAATTTCCTCAGGATATCATGACGCCATTTCTTTCCATCCTCATCCTCGATGCCTGCCGGCAAGTTGCCATCTATTATACCCAGCACTCCGCGGCCGCTCCCATTATTGGCAAGGATCACTTCGGTCGGATTGGCCGTGGCACAGAATATTCCGCAGACCTCCGGTACCATCTTTACTGCGTTGAGAAGGTGTATCGGAAATGTATTTTTCAGAAAGATTATGAATGTATGGCCTGCTCCGATAGCCAGCGCATTCTTTTTTGCAAGTTCGATCATTTCCTCGTCGTTTCCGGAATAACGGATAAGACAATCCCCGGATGCCTCGCAGAAAGCAAGCCCGAACTTGATTCCCGGGACGGCGTTGACCGCCGTTTCATGAAGGTCCTCTACA
The nucleotide sequence above comes from Candidatus Latescibacterota bacterium. Encoded proteins:
- a CDS encoding adenosine-specific kinase; its protein translation is MEILTVKVEKPDEVNFIFGQSHFIKTVEDLHETAVNAVPGIKFGLAFCEASGDCLIRYSGNDEEMIELAKKNALAIGAGHTFIIFLKNTFPIHLLNAVKMVPEVCGIFCATANPTEVILANNGSGRGVLGIIDGNLPAGIEDEDGKKWRHDILRKFGYKL